From one Bacteroidota bacterium genomic stretch:
- the paaB gene encoding 1,2-phenylacetyl-CoA epoxidase subunit B, whose translation MSKSQEWPSWEVFTQNKNGEAHEHAGNVHAPDAEIALMNARDVYGRRQEAVNIWVVPSSAITASTPEDVGSFFDPANDKMYRWPNYFKTPDGIKQI comes from the coding sequence ATGTCAAAATCACAAGAATGGCCCTCCTGGGAAGTGTTTACCCAGAATAAAAATGGTGAAGCACATGAACATGCCGGAAATGTGCATGCTCCTGATGCTGAAATTGCACTGATGAATGCAAGAGATGTATACGGCCGCCGTCAGGAAGCAGTGAATATTTGGGTGGTACCGTCTTCGGCAATTACCGCTTCAACACCTGAGGATGTAGGTTCGTTTTTCGATCCTGCAAATGATAAAATGTACCGATGGCCCAATTATTTTAAAACGCCTGATGGCATAAAACAAATCTGA
- the paaC gene encoding phenylacetate-CoA oxygenase subunit PaaC, translating to MTQQEALFNYTLRLGDNALVLAQRLCEWCGHGPVLEEDIAMSNMGLDLIGQSRGFYSYAATVEGKERSEDDLAFLRNEREFFNRCIVEQPNYDFAATMMRSFLFGCLSYLQFRALTKSTDNTIAGLAEKSLKEVTYHVRHSSDWVIRLGDGTEESHQKAQSALDELWHFTNELFEMDEADEVLIKTGIACDLAAMRKEWDAMTDEVFLKATLKKPADSGYQSTGGMKGMHTEHLGHLLSEMQFLPRAYPDAKW from the coding sequence ATGACACAGCAGGAAGCATTGTTTAATTATACTCTTCGTCTCGGCGATAACGCCCTTGTTCTTGCTCAACGCTTATGTGAATGGTGTGGGCATGGACCGGTTCTTGAAGAGGATATTGCGATGAGTAATATGGGACTGGATCTCATTGGTCAGTCCAGAGGATTTTATTCCTATGCCGCAACGGTAGAAGGGAAGGAGAGATCAGAAGATGATTTAGCCTTTCTTCGAAATGAGCGGGAGTTTTTTAACAGATGTATCGTCGAGCAACCCAATTATGATTTCGCGGCTACAATGATGCGTTCTTTTCTCTTTGGTTGTTTATCCTACCTTCAGTTCAGAGCACTAACGAAGAGCACCGACAATACCATTGCCGGATTGGCTGAAAAATCACTGAAAGAAGTTACTTACCACGTGCGTCATTCCAGCGATTGGGTGATTCGTTTGGGTGATGGTACGGAAGAAAGTCATCAAAAAGCACAATCCGCGCTGGATGAATTATGGCATTTTACCAATGAACTTTTTGAAATGGATGAAGCCGATGAAGTGTTAATCAAAACCGGAATTGCATGTGACCTTGCAGCGATGCGGAAGGAATGGGATGCAATGACCGATGAAGTTTTTCTAAAGGCTACGCTGAAGAAGCCTGCTGATTCAGGCTATCAATCAACAGGTGGGATGAAGGGAATGCATACAGAACATTTAGGACATCTCCTCTCTGAAATGCAGTTCCTGCCACGGGCATATCCGGATGCGAAATGGTAA
- the paaJ gene encoding phenylacetate-CoA oxygenase subunit PaaJ: MNNQLSVEEKDIWSALNSIPDPEVPAITIVELGVVREVAVKGKNVKVTMTPTYSGCPAMKTMEMAVQELMTEMGYQVEIVVVYRPAWTTEWMSEETKEKLKAYGIAPPPKLTFEHLHPLSAPKNVDIKCPFCDSKNTKLTSQFGSTACKALYFCEGCHQPFELFKCH; the protein is encoded by the coding sequence ATGAATAACCAATTGTCGGTTGAGGAAAAGGATATTTGGTCCGCATTGAACAGTATTCCTGATCCTGAAGTGCCCGCCATTACTATCGTGGAACTGGGTGTGGTGCGAGAGGTAGCAGTAAAGGGTAAAAACGTGAAGGTCACTATGACTCCAACGTATAGCGGTTGTCCGGCAATGAAGACCATGGAAATGGCTGTGCAGGAGTTAATGACGGAAATGGGATATCAGGTAGAAATTGTAGTCGTTTATAGACCCGCCTGGACCACCGAATGGATGTCGGAGGAGACAAAGGAGAAATTGAAAGCCTATGGGATCGCTCCTCCTCCAAAATTGACTTTCGAACATTTGCATCCATTGTCAGCTCCAAAAAATGTGGATATAAAATGTCCGTTTTGTGATAGTAAAAATACTAAACTCACCAGTCAGTTTGGATCAACCGCCTGTAAAGCCCTTTATTTCTGTGAGGGTTGTCATCAACCTTTTGAGTTATTTAAGTGCCATTGA
- a CDS encoding enoyl-CoA hydratase/isomerase family protein → MNSILASTIDGVRMLSLNRPDKFNSFNKEMAVQLQNELDLVAADPEIRAVLITGEGKAFSAGQDLSEAIDPDGPGIPTIVREHYNPILQKIRALEKPIVCAVNGVAAGAGANIALACDIVIAASSASFIQAFSKIGLVPDSGGSFFLPRLIGFQRASALMMLGDKVSAQDALQMGMLYKVVADELLKEESLKIAATLSKMPTKGIGYTKLLLNESLSNDFFTQLNREEKYQQLAGETADYKEGVDAFLEKRKPVFKGN, encoded by the coding sequence ATGAACAGTATTCTTGCTTCAACAATTGATGGCGTTCGTATGCTTTCTCTCAACCGCCCCGACAAGTTTAATAGTTTTAATAAGGAAATGGCTGTTCAACTTCAAAATGAATTGGACCTGGTGGCGGCTGATCCTGAGATTAGAGCTGTTCTCATTACCGGTGAGGGTAAAGCATTTTCTGCCGGACAAGATCTTTCCGAGGCGATTGATCCCGATGGTCCGGGAATTCCGACGATAGTTCGCGAACATTATAACCCTATTTTGCAAAAAATAAGGGCTTTGGAGAAGCCTATAGTATGTGCAGTGAATGGCGTAGCAGCCGGGGCAGGTGCAAATATTGCGCTGGCCTGCGATATCGTAATAGCAGCCTCATCTGCTTCTTTTATTCAGGCATTTAGTAAGATCGGATTAGTTCCTGATTCAGGCGGGTCTTTTTTTCTTCCACGCTTGATTGGTTTTCAACGTGCATCTGCATTAATGATGTTGGGAGATAAAGTTTCAGCACAGGATGCTTTGCAAATGGGGATGCTGTATAAAGTGGTGGCGGATGAATTGTTGAAAGAGGAGTCCCTGAAGATTGCAGCAACTTTGAGTAAAATGCCTACTAAAGGTATCGGCTATACGAAACTACTCCTGAACGAGTCGTTGTCGAATGATTTTTTTACGCAGTTGAATCGGGAAGAGAAATACCAGCAACTCGCAGGAGAAACCGCCGACTATAAAGAAGGAGTAGATGCATTTCTTGAAAAGAGAAAGCCCGTCTTTAAGGGAAATTAA